One Lucilia cuprina isolate Lc7/37 chromosome 4, ASM2204524v1, whole genome shotgun sequence DNA segment encodes these proteins:
- the LOC111687105 gene encoding uncharacterized protein LOC111687105 isoform X1 — protein MRIIAKISPSIKLTARLSCNTNVRRYTSLVQVQQRQTHDQQLLWSNLAMRRFYVTNKSDITNRGYVKNDFFNTFPENNTGSILPIALIDLNPRSNNSSKVLLIPLNWHDADEHSMRSTITSIFSKPKNLQQIEAFSQALKDVPGYQKTKENTATKSRAIRNKEETKDLTKDPKKEVNLKEKQVINTSLENLACENFDNLDHLAAAIERSLQQCCLHSMQMFVDDNIIGERIKGLNLLSVPSKIRGGNIINDIDLSEPLNPICVMKIDASKLNLKDISWNAKIPFPENQIATLTNITIPISFSKKSYSTRTITLPKQKTLTDDKGQDSQMLAILAKSNPQKIPTLNILRKASSSSVSSKCNPNYDFPYLSKLFGTKELLMSCDAYNKALIEAEKRRAALAECTALSKKLPQNSLSNRPQVVNIKGCSDPNLQQTATKISSPCSPPAKPKMQASNGCKKDDPCKPPECPNPCKDELEKLNRLKEEEMKKKRNKMPTGCESPKCKKEDSCTKFRKSPCKKATNHSTNVEMKSTMKSPDNVKQMTSSCKKDDPCKPSESPNPCKNEMEKLNRLKGEEMKRNRNKIPTGCVSPKCKKEDSCIKPKESPCKKANASDGSLKCDKKPSTNKGKSDSCGKSKDKKQKNPCLDDHTEYKPKCNKDPCKEGGSPCGGAKKKADSSGDGGKKEDPCEKYNIKKDPCKMKDICGGNNKKDDPCKKQNNNPCGSKKEDPCKTRKSSPCGSRKEDPCKKQKDDPCKKKNEDPCKKPKEDPCKKKNNSPCGSKKDDPCKKTKDDPCKKQKDDPCKKKKDSPCSYKKEDPCKKSKDDPCKKKKDSAKSPCGSKKEDPCKKKPTSPCKPKKDTKSKCQKTSNSKKKGCGKPKKETKPKCEQNKKCFSTSALENNNLIMRTFSNFSAMPSIKNRNWVNFNFKRYYSSKRDGNKKNTDDLGRASQCKSVETKVPPKRKPAYNPHPKDGLRKCYPTYDMDCQQFCKDARKTDCRKYAFLKDTDNNKRNGKK, from the exons ATGCGGATTATTGCTAAAATTTCACCATCTATTaaa cttacAGCGCGACTGTCATGCAACACCAATGTACGACGTTATACCTCTCTGGTACAAGTTCAGCAAAGGCAAACACATGATCAACAACTATTATGGAGCAATTTGGCAATGAGAAGATTTTATGTAACAAATAAATCGGATATAACAAATAGAGGATatgttaaaaatgattttttcaatACGTTTCCCGAAAATAATACCGGTTCAATTCTACCAATTGCTCTGATAGATTTAAATCCTCGTAGTAATAATTCATCGAAAGTATTACTGATACCTTTAAATTGGCACGATGCAGATGAACACTCTATGAGAAGTACTATAACGTCTATATTttcaaaacctaaaaatttgcaacaaattgAGGCTTTCAGTCAAGCATTAAAAGATGTTCCCGGTTATcaaaaaaccaaagaaaataCGGCAACAAAATCAAGGGCTATTCGaaataaagaagaaacaaaaGATTTGACTAAAGACccaaaaaaagaagtaaatttaaaagaaaaacaagttatTAATACTTCTTTGGAAAATCTCGCATgcgaaaattttgataatttggaTCATTTAGCTGCAGCTATAGAGAGATCTTTACAGCAATGTTGTTTACATTCGATGCAAATGTTTGTTGATGACAATATAATTGGTGAAAGAATCAAAGGTCTCAATCTGTTATCGGTGCCTTCAAAGATCCGTGGGGGTAATATAATAAATGATATAGACCTCTCTGAGCCACTTAATCCTATATGTGTTATGAAAATAGATGCTtctaaattgaatttaaaggaCATATCATGGAATGCCAAAATACCTTTTCCAGAAAATCAAATTGCTACTTTAACAAATATTACCATTCCCATATCCTTTTCTAAGAAGTCATACTCTACTAGGACAATAACTCTCCCGAAACAAAAAACTCTGACTGATGATAAAGGTCAAGATTCTCAGATGTTAGCTATTTTAGCTAAAAGTAATCCGCAAAAAATTCCCACATTAAACATACTTCGTAAAGCCTCTAGTAGTAGTGTTTCTTCGAAATGTAATCCAAATTATGATTTTCCCTATCTTTCGAAATTGTTTGGCACCAAGGAATTGTTAATGAGTTGTGATGCCTATAACAAGGCATTAATCGAGGCTGAGAAACGTAGGGCCGCTTTAGCAGAGTGTACAGCTCTAAGCAAAAAATTACCACAAAATTCATTATCTAATCGACCTCAAGTTGTAAACATTAAAGGATGCAGTGATCCTAATTTACAACAAACTGCCACTAAAATTTCAAGCCCTTGTTCACCGCCGGCGAAACCTAAAATGCAAGCAAGTAATGGCTGCAAAAAAGATGATCCTTGTAAACCGCCCGAATGTCCCAATCCCTGTAAAGACgaattggaaaaattaaatcGTCTAAAGGAGGaggaaatgaaaaagaaaagaaataaaatgccTACCGGTTGTGAGTCTCCCAAATGTAAAAAGGAAGATAGTTGCACCAAATTCCGTAAAAGTCCTTGCAAAAAGGCTACAAATCATTCAACAAATGTGGAAATGAAATCTACAATGAAATCTCCTGACAATGTTAAACAAATGACAAGTAGTTGTAAAAAAGACGATCCCTGTAAACCTTCGGAAAGTCCGAATCCCTGTAAAAATGAGATGGAGAAATTAAATCGTTTAAAGGGTGAAGAAATGAAAaggaatagaaataaaataccTACTGGTTGCGTTTCTCCCAAATGCAAAAAAGAGGATTCCTGTATAAAGCCTAAAGAAAGTCCTTGCAAAAAAGCTAATGCCAGTGATGGATCCTTGAAGTGTGACAAAAAACCAAGTACCAATAAAGGTAAGTCTGATTCTTGTGGTAAATCCAAggataagaaacaaaaaaatccctGCTTGGATGACCACACAGAGTATAAACCAAAATGTAATAAAGATCCTTGCAAAGAAGGTGGCTCTCCTTGTGGTGGTGCCAAGAAAAAGGCAGATTCTTCTGGTGATGGTGGCAAGAAGGAAGATCCCTgtgaaaaatataacataaagaAGGATCCCTGCAAAATGAAAGATATATGTGGAGGGAATAATAAAAAAGATGATCCATGcaagaaacaaaataacaatcCATGTGGCAGCAAGAAGGAAGATCCTTGCAAGACGAGAAAATCAAGCCCATGTGGTAGTCGAAAGGAAGATccttgtaaaaaacaaaaagatgatccgtgtaaaaagaaaaatgaagaCCCATGTAAAAAACCTAAAGAAGATCCCTGCAAGAAGAAAAATAACTCTCCATGTGGCAGCAAAAAGGATGATCCCTGCAAGAAAACTAAAGATGATccttgtaaaaaacaaaaagatgaTCCTTGCAAGAAGAAAAAAGACTCGCCATGTAGCTACAAAAAGGAAGATCCTTGCAAGAAGAGTAAAGATGATCCTTGTAAGAAGAAAAAAGACTCAGCAAAGAGTCCATGTGGCAGCAAAAAGGAAGACCCTTGCAAGAAAAAACCCACAAGTCCTTGTAAACCAAAAAAGGACACTAAATCCAAATGTCAAAAAACATCAAATTCCAAGAAAAAAGGTTGTGGAAAACCTAAAAAGGAAACTAAACCTAAatgtgaacaaaataaaaaatgttttagtacTTCAGCACTAGAGAACAATAACTTAATTATGCGTACCTTCTCAAATTTCTCAGCCATGCCCTCCATAAAGAACAGAAATTGggtcaattttaattttaagcgtTATTATAGCTCAAAACGTGATGGTAATAAGAAAAATACCGATGATCTTGGCCGGGCCAGTCAATGTAAATCTGTAGAGACTAAAGTACCGCCTAAACGCAAACCCGCTTATAATCCCCATCCTAAAGATGGTTTACGAAAATGTTATCCCACCTATGATATGGATTGTcaacaattttgtaaagatgCCCGTAAGACAGATTGTAGAAAATATGCCTTCCTTAAGGATACCGATAACAATAAACGTAATG gtaaaaaataa